One part of the Streptomyces nigra genome encodes these proteins:
- a CDS encoding discoidin domain-containing protein has protein sequence MPDQPSVPSRRTVLAAGSTLLAGFGAGMGLPTAAAAAGTGHPRPAAAQGELAAYRPVKVSSTDYAPTPAEFAVDGLDRVGVRGTGWRAAAGDPQWISVDLQALCEVESVRLVFEATVDDPPYVDSPNGSPRDNTTGQEILSSCAVDFAVETSRDEKTWTAVYRTDSGRGGAVAIDLPEPVTARWVRLTVHRRSNANPLGLNGFQVYGTCRDRRPAVTGWTDWGVHHGTPPALKPAADGTVPLESGWDLTMDDWAGAEGAELSRPEFDTSRWLPATVPGTVLTSLVDQGHLPDPVAGFANLHVPEALSRHSWWYRRPFRLPKGLDTGAGRHVWLEFDGVNHKAEVWLDGHRVGEVEFPFARAAFDVTELLADGGEQALAVKITPMPYPGSPGDKGPAGLAFVDAGANMMNRNSPTYLAASGWDWMPAVRDRAAGLWNHVRLRSTGAAVLGDVRVDTRLPDLPDTGTAELTLVVPVRNADSTPRSVTVRAAFEGVRLTRTVTVPAGETADVVFSPADHPQLRLRNPELWWPNGYGEPALHDLTLTATVGGRESDRRTTRFGIRQFGYEYDVPLTFQSGSDAYAQTVEFARQKARHVRIRCRTRATRWGASIWNLSVIDSTSPGTDLALHRDATASTVDEDAHKPGNVTDGDPRTRWSSAFEDDQWIAVDLGAEASFDRVVVTWEQAYAKTYDVQVSDDGDTWRDAASVDNTATPLPFRSSGSAALQSVEFEPRTARHVRVLCHSRATSWGASMWSLSVLDSSSPGTDLALRKDATASSEEGGGSTAANAVDGDPNTRWSSAYEDEQSIQVDLGASVRFDRVVILWEQAYAKTYTVQVSDDGEQWTDVKSVDNSTVPLKISVNGVRVFCRGGNWGWDELLRRMPAERMDAAVRMHRDMNFTMIRNWLGSSNREEFYASCDEHGLLVWNDFPNAWAMDPPDHEAFLSLAQDTVRRYRSHPSIVVWCGANEGNPPGPLDDGMRAAVRAEAPELLYQNNSAGGIVTGGGPYGWVEPERYFSANTYGSGNFGFHTEIGMPVLPTAATMRRLVGDEPEWPVKGAWYYHDWSTRGNQAPQNYRAAIESRLGEAKDLDDFCRKAQFVNYENFRAMFEAWNARLWDDASALLLWMSHPAWYSTVWQTYDYDFDVNGAYYGVRKASEAVHVQADPVSGQVLAVNHTPRRIKGATVVATRHDLTGRRLGAERRAKVDVGASSTAPALTSGWTDDLPDLHLLRLRLLDARGDLLAENTYWRYREPAHLRALNEVARTRVSVEVTGTDRSGGRHGLTARLRNRGTTVAAMVRVSLLDGKGHRVLPTLYGDNYLWLLPGESRSVTLEWPASALGSGRPVVHVEGHNVPAATTSGR, from the coding sequence ATGCCGGATCAGCCGTCCGTGCCGTCCCGCCGCACCGTCCTCGCCGCCGGATCGACGCTCCTCGCGGGCTTCGGGGCCGGCATGGGCCTCCCGACCGCCGCCGCGGCGGCGGGAACCGGCCACCCGCGCCCGGCCGCCGCCCAGGGCGAACTCGCCGCGTACCGGCCGGTGAAGGTGTCCTCCACCGACTACGCGCCCACCCCGGCCGAGTTCGCCGTGGACGGCCTGGACAGGGTGGGAGTGCGTGGCACCGGCTGGCGGGCCGCGGCCGGCGACCCGCAGTGGATCAGCGTCGACCTCCAGGCGCTGTGCGAGGTGGAGTCGGTGCGGCTCGTCTTCGAGGCGACCGTGGACGACCCGCCGTACGTCGACTCTCCGAACGGCAGCCCCCGCGACAACACCACGGGCCAGGAGATCCTCTCCAGCTGCGCGGTGGACTTCGCCGTCGAGACCTCCCGCGACGAGAAGACGTGGACGGCCGTGTACCGCACGGACTCCGGGCGGGGCGGGGCCGTCGCCATCGATCTGCCCGAGCCGGTCACCGCCCGCTGGGTGCGTCTGACCGTCCACAGGCGCTCCAACGCCAACCCGCTGGGCCTCAACGGCTTCCAGGTGTACGGCACCTGCCGCGACCGGCGCCCGGCCGTCACCGGCTGGACCGACTGGGGCGTGCACCACGGCACTCCCCCGGCGCTGAAGCCGGCCGCCGACGGCACCGTGCCGCTGGAGTCCGGCTGGGATCTGACCATGGACGACTGGGCCGGCGCCGAGGGCGCCGAGCTGTCCCGCCCCGAGTTCGACACCAGCCGCTGGCTGCCCGCGACCGTGCCGGGCACCGTGCTGACCTCCCTGGTCGACCAGGGGCATCTGCCCGATCCGGTCGCCGGGTTCGCCAACCTGCACGTCCCGGAGGCTCTGTCCCGGCACTCCTGGTGGTACAGACGGCCGTTCCGGCTGCCGAAGGGCCTGGACACCGGCGCCGGACGGCACGTCTGGCTGGAGTTCGACGGGGTGAACCACAAGGCGGAGGTCTGGCTCGACGGGCACCGCGTGGGCGAGGTCGAGTTCCCCTTCGCCCGCGCCGCCTTCGATGTCACCGAACTCCTCGCCGACGGCGGTGAGCAGGCCCTCGCCGTGAAGATCACCCCGATGCCGTACCCGGGCAGCCCCGGCGACAAGGGTCCGGCCGGGCTGGCGTTCGTCGACGCCGGTGCCAATATGATGAACCGCAACTCACCGACGTATCTGGCCGCTTCGGGCTGGGACTGGATGCCGGCGGTGCGCGACCGGGCGGCCGGCCTGTGGAATCACGTACGGCTCCGCTCGACCGGCGCGGCCGTCCTCGGTGACGTCCGGGTGGACACGCGACTGCCCGATCTGCCCGACACCGGCACGGCCGAGCTGACGCTGGTCGTCCCGGTGCGCAACGCCGACTCCACCCCCCGCTCCGTCACCGTGCGGGCCGCCTTCGAGGGCGTGAGGCTGACCCGGACGGTCACCGTACCGGCGGGCGAGACGGCCGACGTCGTCTTCAGCCCGGCAGACCACCCGCAACTGCGGCTGCGCAACCCCGAGCTGTGGTGGCCCAACGGCTACGGCGAGCCGGCCCTGCACGACCTGACGCTCACCGCGACGGTCGGCGGCCGGGAGAGCGACCGGCGCACGACCCGGTTCGGCATACGCCAGTTCGGCTACGAGTACGACGTCCCGCTCACCTTCCAGTCGGGCAGCGACGCCTACGCGCAGACCGTCGAGTTCGCCCGGCAGAAAGCCCGTCATGTGCGGATCCGGTGCCGGACCCGGGCCACCCGGTGGGGTGCCTCGATATGGAACCTGTCGGTGATCGACAGCACCTCCCCCGGCACCGACCTCGCCCTGCACCGGGACGCCACCGCCTCCACCGTGGACGAGGACGCGCACAAGCCGGGCAACGTCACGGACGGCGACCCCAGGACGCGCTGGTCGTCGGCGTTCGAGGACGACCAGTGGATCGCGGTCGACCTGGGCGCCGAGGCGTCCTTCGACCGGGTCGTCGTCACCTGGGAGCAGGCGTACGCGAAGACGTACGACGTGCAGGTCTCCGACGACGGCGACACCTGGCGCGACGCCGCCTCCGTCGACAACACCGCGACACCGCTGCCGTTCCGCAGCTCGGGTTCGGCCGCGCTCCAGAGCGTGGAGTTCGAGCCGCGCACCGCACGGCACGTCCGGGTGCTGTGCCACAGCCGGGCCACCAGCTGGGGCGCGTCCATGTGGAGCCTGTCGGTGCTCGACAGCTCCTCCCCCGGCACCGACCTGGCCCTGCGGAAGGACGCCACCGCGTCGTCGGAGGAGGGCGGGGGCAGCACGGCCGCCAACGCCGTGGACGGCGATCCGAACACCCGCTGGTCGTCGGCGTACGAGGACGAGCAGTCCATCCAGGTCGACCTCGGCGCGTCGGTGCGGTTCGACCGGGTCGTCATCCTGTGGGAGCAGGCGTACGCGAAGACGTACACGGTCCAGGTCTCGGACGACGGCGAGCAGTGGACGGACGTGAAGTCCGTCGACAACTCCACGGTGCCGCTGAAGATCAGCGTCAACGGCGTCCGGGTGTTCTGCCGGGGCGGCAACTGGGGCTGGGACGAGCTGCTGCGCCGGATGCCGGCAGAGCGGATGGACGCGGCGGTGCGCATGCACCGCGACATGAACTTCACGATGATCCGCAACTGGCTGGGAAGCAGCAACCGCGAGGAGTTCTACGCCAGTTGCGATGAGCACGGGCTGCTGGTCTGGAACGACTTCCCCAACGCGTGGGCCATGGACCCGCCGGACCACGAGGCGTTCCTGAGCCTCGCGCAGGACACCGTGCGCCGCTATCGCTCGCACCCGAGCATCGTCGTGTGGTGCGGCGCCAACGAGGGCAATCCGCCCGGCCCGCTCGACGACGGGATGCGGGCGGCGGTCCGGGCGGAGGCACCCGAGCTGCTGTACCAGAACAACTCGGCGGGCGGCATCGTCACCGGCGGCGGCCCGTACGGCTGGGTGGAGCCCGAGCGGTACTTCTCCGCGAACACCTACGGCAGCGGGAACTTCGGCTTCCACACGGAGATCGGTATGCCGGTGCTGCCGACGGCGGCGACGATGCGCCGTCTGGTGGGCGACGAGCCTGAGTGGCCGGTCAAGGGCGCCTGGTACTACCACGACTGGAGCACCCGAGGGAATCAGGCGCCGCAGAACTACCGGGCGGCGATCGAGTCCCGGCTCGGTGAGGCGAAGGACCTCGACGACTTCTGCCGCAAGGCGCAGTTCGTCAACTACGAGAACTTCCGGGCCATGTTCGAGGCGTGGAACGCCCGCCTGTGGGACGACGCGAGCGCCCTGCTGCTGTGGATGTCGCATCCGGCCTGGTACAGCACGGTGTGGCAGACGTACGACTACGACTTCGACGTCAATGGCGCCTATTACGGCGTCCGCAAGGCGAGCGAGGCCGTGCATGTGCAGGCCGACCCGGTGAGCGGGCAGGTGCTCGCCGTCAACCACACGCCCCGCCGGATCAAGGGCGCCACGGTCGTCGCCACCCGTCACGACCTGACGGGCCGACGGCTGGGCGCCGAGCGGCGCGCCAAGGTGGACGTCGGCGCCTCCTCGACGGCACCCGCTCTCACCTCGGGCTGGACGGACGACCTGCCCGACCTGCATCTGCTGCGTCTGCGGCTGCTGGACGCGCGTGGCGATCTGCTCGCCGAGAACACGTACTGGCGCTACCGCGAGCCCGCCCATCTGCGCGCCCTGAACGAGGTCGCCCGGACCCGGGTCTCGGTGGAGGTCACCGGCACGGACCGCTCGGGCGGGCGGCACGGGCTGACGGCCCGGCTGCGCAACCGGGGCACGACGGTCGCGGCCATGGTCCGCGTGTCGCTGCTGGACGGGAAGGGGCACCGGGTGCTGCCCACGCTGTACGGCGACAACTACCTGTGGCTGCTGCCCGGCGAGTCCCGGTCGGTCACGCTCGAGTGGCCCGCGTCCGCCCTGGGCTCCGGCAGGCCGGTCGTGCACGTGGAGGGCCACAACGTCCCGGCGGCCACCACGAGCGGACGATGA
- the mgrA gene encoding L-glyceraldehyde 3-phosphate reductase — MNHVADPERYDGTMRYRRTGRSGLDLPVLSLGYWHNFGDDKPFESQREIALRAFDLGITHHDLANNYGPPYGSAEINFGRLMRQDLAPYRDELVISTKAGWDMWPGPYGQGGGSRKYVLASLDQSLKRMGLEYVDIFYSHRLDPGTPLEETMGALDTAVRQGKALYVGISSYDAERSRQAAAILRDLGTPLLIHQPSYSMLNRWIENEGLLDAAEQEGFGVIGFTALAQGLLTGRYLEGVPEGSRATQGKSFDQGWLSEEMRGRLRALNDIAARRGQSLAQMALAWALRDPRVTSLVIGASRTEQLEQNVAALENLDFSDEELAEVDKYATDGGVDLWREARTGQLG; from the coding sequence ATGAACCACGTCGCCGACCCCGAGCGCTACGACGGCACCATGCGGTACCGGCGCACCGGGCGCTCAGGACTCGATCTGCCCGTGCTGTCGCTGGGCTACTGGCACAACTTCGGTGACGACAAGCCGTTCGAGTCCCAGCGCGAGATCGCCCTGCGCGCCTTCGACCTGGGCATCACGCACCACGACCTGGCCAACAACTACGGCCCGCCGTACGGCTCCGCCGAGATCAACTTCGGCCGGCTGATGCGGCAGGACCTGGCGCCGTACCGGGACGAGCTGGTGATCTCCACCAAGGCCGGCTGGGACATGTGGCCCGGACCGTACGGCCAGGGCGGAGGCTCCCGGAAGTACGTGCTGGCCTCGCTCGACCAGTCGCTGAAGCGGATGGGGCTGGAGTACGTCGACATCTTCTACTCCCACCGGCTCGACCCCGGCACCCCGCTGGAGGAGACGATGGGCGCGCTCGACACCGCCGTCCGCCAGGGCAAGGCCCTGTACGTCGGCATCTCCTCCTACGACGCCGAGCGCTCCCGGCAGGCCGCCGCCATCCTGCGGGACCTGGGCACACCGCTGCTCATCCACCAGCCGTCGTACAGCATGCTCAACCGCTGGATCGAGAACGAGGGGCTGCTGGACGCCGCCGAACAGGAGGGCTTCGGTGTCATCGGGTTCACGGCACTGGCCCAGGGGCTGCTGACGGGCCGGTATCTGGAGGGCGTGCCGGAGGGGTCGCGGGCCACCCAGGGCAAGTCCTTCGACCAGGGCTGGCTGTCGGAGGAGATGCGCGGCCGGCTGCGCGCACTCAACGACATCGCGGCCCGGCGCGGGCAGAGCCTCGCCCAGATGGCGCTCGCCTGGGCGCTGCGCGACCCGCGGGTGACGTCGCTGGTGATCGGCGCGTCGCGCACCGAGCAGCTGGAGCAGAACGTGGCCGCGCTGGAGAACCTCGACTTCAGCGACGAGGAGCTGGCCGAAGTCGACAAGTACGCCACCGACGGCGGAGTCGACCTGTGGCGGGAGGCCAGGACCGGCCAACTCGGCTGA
- a CDS encoding S1 family peptidase, with translation MRRSRLTYACLSALLVLGGWTATGTGQATADDSPTQASAEASAAPASEGLLQALRRDLGLSKEQAVERLAAERTATALAPRARKAAGSAYGGSWFDARSERLTVGVTADASPATVRRIESTGAAVRTVEHTARELDRAKARIDRLDAPSGVSSWHVDPAAGTVVVNVVRGERADNDVRDFVSRARAAGPVTVRSVASAPATFAAGTVGGDPYYTGNVRCSIGFSVHGGFITAGHCGGVGQQVRGWDGSYIGNFQGSSFPDNDYAWVNVGSGWWTVPVVLGWGTVPDQLVRGSAEAPVGASICRSGSTTRWHCGRVLAKNETVNYAQGAVHQMTKTSVCAEGGDSGGSFISGDQAQGVTSGGWGNCSSGGETWFQPVNEILGRYGLTLHTA, from the coding sequence TTGAGACGCAGCAGACTCACCTATGCCTGTCTCTCCGCGCTCCTGGTGCTCGGCGGCTGGACCGCGACCGGGACCGGACAGGCCACGGCCGACGACTCCCCCACCCAAGCTTCCGCCGAGGCGAGCGCCGCGCCCGCCTCCGAAGGACTGCTCCAGGCCCTGCGCCGGGACCTCGGACTGTCGAAGGAGCAGGCCGTGGAGCGGCTCGCGGCCGAGCGCACGGCCACGGCGCTCGCGCCGAGGGCACGCAAGGCGGCCGGATCCGCCTACGGCGGCTCGTGGTTCGACGCGCGCAGCGAACGGCTCACCGTCGGTGTCACCGCGGACGCCTCCCCCGCGACCGTGCGCCGTATCGAGTCCACCGGCGCCGCCGTCCGCACCGTCGAGCACACCGCACGGGAACTCGACCGGGCCAAGGCCCGTATCGACCGCCTCGACGCCCCGTCCGGGGTGAGCAGTTGGCACGTCGACCCGGCGGCCGGGACCGTCGTCGTGAACGTCGTACGGGGCGAGCGGGCTGACAACGATGTCCGCGATTTCGTGTCCCGGGCCCGGGCGGCCGGTCCGGTCACCGTGCGTTCGGTCGCGTCCGCGCCCGCCACCTTCGCGGCCGGCACCGTCGGCGGCGACCCGTACTACACGGGCAACGTCCGCTGCTCCATAGGCTTCTCGGTGCACGGCGGCTTCATCACCGCCGGCCACTGCGGCGGCGTCGGCCAGCAGGTGCGCGGCTGGGACGGCTCGTACATCGGGAACTTCCAGGGCTCCTCGTTCCCGGACAACGACTACGCCTGGGTGAACGTGGGCAGCGGCTGGTGGACCGTGCCGGTGGTGCTCGGCTGGGGCACCGTGCCGGACCAGCTGGTGCGCGGCTCGGCGGAGGCCCCGGTCGGCGCCTCGATCTGCCGCTCGGGCTCGACGACGCGCTGGCACTGCGGCAGGGTGCTGGCCAAGAACGAGACCGTGAACTACGCCCAGGGCGCGGTGCACCAGATGACGAAGACCAGCGTGTGCGCCGAGGGCGGTGACTCGGGCGGCTCGTTCATCAGCGGCGACCAGGCCCAGGGCGTCACCTCCGGCGGCTGGGGCAACTGCTCCAGCGGCGGCGAGACCTGGTTCCAGCCGGTCAACGAGATCCTCGGCCGCTACGGCCTGACCCTCCACACCGCCTGA
- a CDS encoding TetR/AcrR family transcriptional regulator — translation MSPEQRREMIIQTAIPLIAEYGGTVTTAKIARAAGIGEGTIFRVFADKDELIQACVAEALSPDHAIRELDAIDLAQPLADRLAEAAEALQAHLARMGAVMGSLGHRGGRHPGTVRGAGRQESTARLRAALADLLEPDRAVLRRPPEQIAALFFGLLFTQPRTDDEPDLTSAELVDVFLHGAVSSEGR, via the coding sequence ATGTCGCCGGAGCAGCGCCGCGAGATGATCATCCAGACCGCGATCCCGCTGATCGCCGAGTACGGCGGCACGGTGACCACCGCGAAGATCGCCCGCGCCGCCGGCATCGGGGAGGGCACGATCTTCCGGGTCTTCGCCGACAAGGACGAACTGATCCAGGCCTGCGTCGCCGAGGCGCTCTCCCCCGACCACGCGATCCGCGAGCTCGACGCGATCGACCTCGCACAACCCCTTGCCGACCGGCTCGCCGAGGCGGCCGAGGCGCTGCAGGCGCACCTCGCGAGGATGGGCGCGGTGATGGGCTCGCTGGGGCACCGGGGCGGCAGGCATCCGGGGACCGTGCGCGGCGCCGGCCGCCAGGAGTCGACGGCCCGTCTGCGCGCGGCCCTCGCCGATCTGCTGGAGCCCGACCGGGCCGTCCTGCGCAGACCGCCGGAGCAGATCGCGGCCCTGTTCTTCGGCCTGCTGTTCACCCAGCCGCGCACGGACGACGAACCCGATCTCACCTCGGCGGAACTGGTCGACGTCTTCCTGCACGGGGCCGTCTCGAGCGAGGGCCGGTGA
- a CDS encoding DUF6069 family protein has product MKGRARRAVACALAALAPVLVWLVADPLLGHRLRITDGDRTLDIGAGPIVFVALLASLAGWALLAALERSGVRRARAVWTGVAVAVLVVSFLPLTGDGMDAGTRVTLALMHMAVAVVLIPGLTAGSTVTEVRTAARAG; this is encoded by the coding sequence GTGAAGGGGCGGGCACGACGCGCGGTGGCCTGCGCCCTGGCCGCCCTCGCTCCCGTTCTGGTGTGGCTGGTCGCTGACCCGCTGCTGGGCCATCGGCTGAGGATCACCGACGGCGACCGGACGCTCGACATCGGCGCCGGGCCGATCGTGTTCGTCGCCCTGCTCGCATCGCTCGCCGGCTGGGCACTGCTGGCGGCCCTGGAGCGGTCCGGCGTACGGCGCGCCCGCGCCGTGTGGACCGGGGTGGCCGTCGCCGTACTGGTCGTGTCCTTCCTGCCGTTGACCGGGGACGGCATGGACGCCGGCACCCGCGTCACCCTCGCGCTGATGCACATGGCGGTGGCGGTGGTACTGATCCCGGGGCTGACGGCCGGGTCGACGGTCACCGAGGTCCGCACCGCCGCCCGGGCCGGGTGA
- a CDS encoding LysR family transcriptional regulator — MELRQLEYFVAVADERSFTRAAERVHISQSGVSAQIRQLERELGAELFDRSARAVTLTVAGKAALENARAALAAAGAVGQAVGEVTGLIRGRLTVGMVSGCTLTPLFDALAAFHRAHPGVELSLLEDSSDRLTEGVRDGTLDTALIGAATAPEGLDTLTVISERLVVAVPPGHPLARRRKVVLDDLTGHPIVCMPPGTGLRAVFDQACAARGLRPTIALEAGAGDALAGLAARGLGVAVLSASMAEGLDDVLVARTLADVETPALLALVWRPVHGPAVREFLTHARRAFTHP; from the coding sequence ATGGAGCTGAGGCAGCTGGAGTACTTCGTCGCGGTGGCCGACGAGCGGAGCTTCACCCGCGCGGCGGAGCGGGTGCACATCAGCCAGTCCGGGGTCAGCGCACAGATCCGGCAGCTCGAACGGGAGCTGGGCGCCGAGCTGTTCGACCGGTCGGCGCGGGCCGTCACCCTCACCGTCGCCGGGAAGGCCGCCCTGGAAAACGCCCGGGCCGCACTCGCCGCCGCCGGCGCGGTCGGCCAGGCCGTCGGCGAGGTGACCGGCCTGATCCGGGGCCGGCTCACCGTCGGCATGGTCAGCGGCTGCACGCTCACCCCGCTCTTCGACGCCCTGGCCGCCTTTCACCGGGCACACCCCGGAGTGGAGCTGTCGCTGCTGGAGGACAGCTCGGACCGGCTCACCGAGGGGGTGCGCGACGGCACCCTCGACACGGCGCTGATCGGCGCCGCCACCGCTCCCGAGGGGCTGGACACCCTCACGGTCATCAGCGAACGGCTCGTCGTGGCCGTGCCGCCCGGGCACCCGCTGGCCCGGCGGCGGAAGGTCGTCCTGGACGATCTGACGGGCCATCCGATCGTGTGCATGCCCCCCGGCACCGGACTGCGCGCGGTGTTCGACCAGGCGTGCGCCGCGCGGGGACTGCGGCCCACGATCGCGCTGGAGGCCGGCGCCGGGGACGCCCTGGCCGGACTTGCCGCCCGGGGGCTCGGCGTGGCCGTCCTGAGCGCCTCGATGGCGGAGGGCCTCGACGACGTCCTCGTCGCCCGGACCCTCGCCGACGTCGAGACACCGGCGCTGCTCGCCCTGGTGTGGCGGCCCGTCCACGGCCCGGCCGTACGGGAGTTCCTGACGCACGCGCGACGGGCGTTCACGCACCCCTGA